One Borreliella chilensis DNA window includes the following coding sequences:
- a CDS encoding cell division protein FtsZ, whose amino-acid sequence MKDYNMIDGHTRRFDSTTNPTILKVIGAGGGGSNAVNRMIEYGVRDVEFIVANTDLQALQTSIAPIKIALGAKVTAGLGAGGKPEIGQAAAEEDIDVIRNHLSGADMVFITAGMGGGTGTGAAPVIAQVAKELGILTVGVVTKPFKFEGPKKLRLAEQGINNLRKSVDTLIIIPNQKLLTVVDKRTTIKDAFKRADDVLRMGVQGIAGLIIEHGEVNIDFADVKSIMQGQGDALMGIGYGKGENRAVDAATSAISNPLLEEVRIEGSKGLLVNVTGGDDFSLLELEEIMGIITASVDDEATVIYGHAINSNLEDEIYVTVVATGFASKRQKEISNSPENNTLSSKEFDTLMSGTQNIPSGSYEHQDSSFAVKSKNVNYFDDDIDVPTFLRNLNKKSSDD is encoded by the coding sequence ATGAAAGATTATAATATGATTGATGGCCATACAAGAAGATTTGATTCTACTACAAATCCCACAATTCTTAAGGTGATTGGTGCAGGAGGAGGAGGTAGTAATGCTGTTAATCGTATGATTGAATATGGAGTAAGAGATGTTGAATTTATTGTGGCTAATACTGATCTTCAGGCTCTCCAAACCTCTATTGCTCCCATAAAAATTGCTCTTGGAGCAAAAGTTACAGCGGGGCTTGGTGCTGGAGGAAAGCCTGAGATTGGGCAGGCTGCCGCAGAGGAAGACATAGATGTTATACGTAATCATCTTTCTGGTGCTGATATGGTGTTTATTACTGCTGGTATGGGTGGTGGAACAGGAACCGGAGCAGCTCCGGTTATTGCGCAAGTTGCAAAAGAGCTTGGAATTTTGACAGTTGGAGTTGTGACGAAGCCTTTTAAGTTTGAAGGTCCTAAGAAATTAAGACTTGCTGAGCAAGGAATAAATAATTTAAGAAAGTCTGTAGATACATTAATTATCATTCCAAATCAAAAGCTTTTAACTGTTGTTGACAAAAGGACTACTATTAAAGATGCTTTTAAACGTGCAGATGATGTTTTGAGAATGGGTGTTCAAGGTATTGCAGGGCTTATTATTGAACACGGAGAGGTTAATATTGATTTTGCCGATGTTAAAAGTATTATGCAAGGGCAAGGTGATGCTTTAATGGGAATCGGATATGGCAAGGGTGAAAACAGAGCTGTTGATGCTGCAACTTCTGCTATTAGTAATCCTTTACTTGAGGAAGTGCGTATTGAGGGGTCTAAAGGACTTCTTGTCAATGTTACTGGTGGTGATGATTTTTCATTGCTTGAGCTTGAAGAGATTATGGGAATAATTACTGCTAGTGTTGATGATGAGGCTACTGTAATATATGGCCATGCTATTAATTCAAATCTTGAAGATGAAATTTATGTTACAGTTGTTGCTACAGGTTTTGCATCTAAAAGGCAAAAGGAAATATCCAATTCGCCAGAAAATAATACCTTAAGTTCTAAAGAGTTTGACACTTTAATGTCAGGTACTCAAAATATTCCTTCTGGATCTTATGAACATCAAGATTCTTCTTTTGCAGTAAAGTCTAAAAATGTTAATTATTTTGATGATGATATTGATGTTCCAACATTTCTTAGAAATTTAAACAAAAAAAGTAGCGATGATTAG
- a CDS encoding cell division protein FtsA: MSRNLIVGLDVGTSKICTVVAEVNLNDQLEIVGIGTSISRGVRKGVLINIEAALDSISNSIEAAELISGCDITSLSVSMSGSSVEGTNSRGVVAINSRTREINEEDVDRVIEAAKAIVIPMDREILHVIPQEFIVDGIPHIKNPIDMMGIRLEGEVHIITGSSSSSQNLVRCVNRAGFAVDEVVLGSLASSYATLSKEEREMGVLFIDMGKGTTDIILYIDGSPYYTGVIPIGVNRVTLDIAQVWKVPEDVAENIKVTAGIAHPSILDSQMETVIIPNLGTRPPQEKSRKELSIIINSRLKEIFEMMRAEILKRGLYNKINGGIVLTGGGALFPGISNLIEEVFHYPARIGLPMSINGIGEEHIDPKFSSALGLVLYKHEQQKFNKLKKVSSKVKRKNKISSKLKGWFLKEWF, from the coding sequence GTGTCTAGGAATTTGATAGTAGGTTTGGATGTTGGAACTTCAAAAATTTGTACTGTTGTTGCTGAAGTAAATTTGAATGATCAATTGGAAATAGTTGGAATAGGCACTAGTATATCAAGAGGAGTTAGGAAGGGAGTTTTAATAAACATTGAAGCTGCTCTTGATTCAATATCTAATTCTATTGAGGCTGCAGAGCTCATTTCAGGGTGTGATATTACATCGCTTTCAGTTTCTATGTCTGGGAGTAGTGTTGAGGGAACCAATTCGCGTGGTGTTGTTGCAATAAATTCAAGAACAAGAGAGATTAACGAAGAAGATGTTGATAGGGTAATCGAAGCTGCAAAGGCAATTGTTATTCCAATGGATAGAGAAATTCTTCATGTTATTCCTCAAGAATTTATTGTAGATGGAATACCTCATATAAAAAATCCAATAGATATGATGGGTATTCGTCTTGAAGGAGAAGTGCATATTATTACAGGATCTAGCTCTTCTAGTCAGAATTTAGTCAGATGTGTAAATCGAGCTGGATTTGCAGTTGATGAGGTTGTTCTTGGAAGTTTAGCTTCTTCTTATGCAACTCTTTCTAAAGAAGAGCGTGAGATGGGTGTTTTGTTTATTGATATGGGTAAAGGAACTACTGATATTATTCTTTATATTGACGGTTCTCCTTATTATACAGGTGTAATTCCTATTGGTGTTAATAGGGTAACTCTTGATATTGCTCAAGTTTGGAAGGTTCCTGAGGATGTTGCTGAGAATATTAAAGTAACAGCTGGCATTGCCCATCCATCTATTCTTGATAGTCAAATGGAAACTGTAATTATTCCAAATCTAGGGACTCGACCCCCTCAAGAAAAAAGCAGAAAAGAGTTGTCTATAATCATTAATTCAAGATTAAAAGAAATCTTTGAAATGATGAGGGCGGAAATACTTAAACGTGGGCTTTATAATAAAATTAATGGTGGGATAGTTTTAACAGGTGGGGGAGCTTTATTCCCAGGTATTTCTAATTTAATAGAAGAAGTATTTCATTATCCTGCAAGAATAGGTTTGCCAATGAGTATTAATGGGATTGGAGAAGAGCATATAGATCCTAAGTTTTCTTCAGCTCTTGGTCTTGTTCTTTATAAGCATGAGCAACAAAAATTCAATAAATTAAAGAAGGTAAGCAGTAAAGTTAAAAGAAAAAATAAAATATCTTCAAAGTTGAAAGGTTGGTTTTTGAAAGAATGGTTTTGA
- a CDS encoding cell division protein FtsQ, with amino-acid sequence MIIERKFLIKYIYFSTSLIFFEIIIIIFVSPYFLIRYISINNDTSLSKEDIIKISGIKPNTYYHNVNVRIYEENLKRDLRVKNAKVDLKFPNKINIKIEKRIPVAVALENVNGNITYYCIASDGVILEKSEYLIYDLPIISGLILNDNNVGDFLEDRMLNVVRGLNYLKINQKYLYNLISEVNFLKLNFYDYNVILYIKSIYNKILITVDMDLTDVMHKVFLAVDLLKGKPGVIDLRSGDIILLGES; translated from the coding sequence ATGATTATTGAGAGAAAATTTTTAATTAAATATATATATTTTTCAACGTCTTTAATTTTTTTTGAAATAATAATTATTATTTTTGTGTCTCCTTATTTTTTGATTAGATATATTAGCATAAATAATGATACTTCTCTTTCTAAAGAAGATATAATTAAGATTTCAGGAATTAAGCCTAATACTTATTATCATAATGTTAATGTTAGAATATATGAGGAGAATCTTAAAAGAGATTTAAGAGTAAAGAATGCTAAGGTTGATCTTAAGTTTCCTAATAAAATTAATATTAAAATAGAGAAAAGAATACCCGTTGCTGTTGCTTTAGAAAATGTAAATGGTAACATTACTTATTATTGTATTGCATCAGATGGTGTAATTTTGGAAAAAAGTGAGTATTTAATTTATGATTTACCTATAATTAGTGGATTAATTTTGAATGATAATAATGTCGGAGATTTTCTAGAGGATAGAATGCTTAATGTTGTAAGAGGTCTTAATTATCTTAAAATAAATCAAAAATATTTGTATAATTTAATATCAGAGGTAAATTTTTTAAAATTGAATTTCTATGATTATAATGTAATTTTGTATATTAAAAGCATATATAATAAAATATTGATAACAGTTGATATGGATTTAACAGACGTGATGCATAAAGTATTTCTTGCAGTTGATTTGCTTAAAGGAAAGCCTGGTGTTATAGATTTAAGAAGTGGTGATATCATTTTGTTAGGAGAAAGTTAG